The Flavobacterium marginilacus genome window below encodes:
- the thrC gene encoding threonine synthase encodes MKYYSLNHNAPNVSFQEAVIQGLAADKGLYFPESITSLAPSFFDSIESLSHEEIAFEAIKQFVGDEIPTETLKQIIAETLCFDFPVVEVENGIYSLELFHGPTMAFKDVGARFMSRCLGYFNKDKKDAKNTVLVATSGDTGGAVASGFLGVNGVDVVILYPSGKVSDIQERQLTTLGQNIKALEVDGVFDDCQDMVKKAFLDETLAHKNLTSANSINIARWLPQMFYFFFAYKALKSQNKPLVFSCPSGNFGNICAGIIAKKLGLPIDHFVASTNVNDTVPRFLVNGIYDPKPSIATISNAMDVGNPSNFVRIQEMYNNDLAQFEKDFTSYTFTDAETLTAMKHIYNDDRKYIAEPHGAVGYLGLKKELANKTNAIGVFLETAHPIKFLDVVEPALGVTLPLPKQIESVMNKEKVSVKIKTYDDLKAFLG; translated from the coding sequence ATGAAATACTACAGTTTAAACCATAATGCCCCAAACGTTTCTTTTCAGGAAGCAGTAATACAAGGACTAGCAGCCGACAAAGGATTGTATTTCCCTGAGAGCATTACATCATTAGCACCAAGTTTTTTTGATTCAATTGAGAGTTTATCGCACGAAGAAATCGCTTTTGAAGCCATAAAACAATTTGTTGGAGACGAAATCCCGACAGAAACTTTAAAACAAATCATTGCCGAAACTTTATGCTTTGACTTCCCTGTTGTGGAAGTTGAAAACGGAATCTATTCCCTTGAATTATTTCACGGGCCAACAATGGCTTTCAAAGACGTCGGAGCGCGTTTTATGTCCCGTTGTTTGGGTTATTTCAACAAAGACAAAAAAGATGCTAAAAACACGGTTCTTGTGGCAACTTCCGGAGATACAGGAGGAGCTGTTGCGAGTGGTTTTCTTGGCGTAAACGGCGTTGATGTCGTAATCCTTTACCCTTCCGGAAAAGTGAGCGACATTCAGGAAAGACAGTTGACCACTTTGGGACAAAATATTAAAGCACTTGAAGTAGATGGTGTTTTTGACGATTGTCAGGATATGGTCAAAAAAGCGTTTTTGGACGAAACTTTGGCGCATAAAAACCTGACTTCGGCAAATTCTATCAATATTGCACGCTGGTTACCGCAAATGTTCTACTTTTTCTTTGCTTACAAAGCATTGAAGAGTCAAAACAAACCATTGGTTTTCTCTTGTCCAAGCGGCAACTTCGGAAATATTTGTGCCGGTATCATTGCCAAAAAATTAGGATTGCCTATCGATCATTTTGTGGCTTCTACCAATGTAAATGACACTGTTCCTAGATTCCTTGTGAACGGAATTTACGACCCGAAACCATCTATAGCGACGATTTCAAACGCTATGGACGTTGGAAATCCAAGCAACTTCGTTCGTATTCAAGAGATGTACAACAATGATTTGGCACAATTCGAAAAAGATTTTACTTCCTATACTTTCACCGATGCTGAAACTTTAACAGCGATGAAGCATATTTATAATGACGATAGAAAATATATCGCAGAACCACACGGAGCTGTTGGCTATTTAGGATTGAAAAAAGAATTGGCTAACAAAACAAACGCTATTGGTGTTTTCTTGGAAACAGCGCACCCTATCAAGTTCCTAGACGTAGTAGAACCTGCTTTGGGCGTTACTTTACCGCTTCCTAAACAAATTGAAAGCGTGATGAACAAAGAAAAAGTAAGCGTTAAAATTAAAACTTACGATGATTTGAAAGCTTTCTTGGGATAA
- a CDS encoding homoserine kinase, whose protein sequence is MNEIKIFCPATIANLSCGFDVLGLCLATQGDEMIVRKSNEKGVRITKIVGADLPMETENNVSGVAALAMLEEVETEFGFEIEIYKHIKAGSGIGSSAASSAGAVFGINELLGRPFTRKELVKFAMQGEKLASGNAHADNVAPALLGGFTLVRSSNPLDIIKIDSPSELYATVVHPQIELKTSDARSVLKQTVSLKSAITQWGNVGGLVAGLYTQDYELIGRSLHDEIIEPIRSMLIPGFDLIKQTAYENGALGSGISGSGPSIFALSKGKENAEKIAKAMSAVYEEMNLPYEIHVSKVNDEGISII, encoded by the coding sequence ATGAACGAAATAAAAATATTCTGTCCCGCTACAATCGCGAATCTTTCGTGTGGTTTTGATGTACTTGGACTTTGTCTGGCCACTCAAGGCGATGAAATGATTGTTCGCAAGTCTAATGAAAAAGGAGTTCGCATTACCAAAATAGTCGGTGCCGATTTACCAATGGAAACCGAAAATAACGTTTCTGGTGTTGCTGCTTTGGCGATGCTGGAAGAAGTCGAAACCGAATTTGGTTTTGAAATCGAAATCTACAAACACATCAAAGCGGGAAGCGGCATCGGAAGCAGCGCAGCAAGTTCTGCGGGAGCTGTTTTTGGAATCAACGAATTGTTGGGAAGACCTTTCACTAGAAAAGAATTGGTAAAATTTGCGATGCAAGGCGAAAAATTAGCCAGCGGAAACGCCCATGCCGATAACGTTGCCCCTGCCCTTTTGGGAGGTTTCACATTGGTTCGCTCTTCAAATCCTTTGGATATTATCAAAATTGACAGCCCATCCGAATTGTATGCAACGGTGGTTCATCCGCAAATTGAGTTGAAAACATCAGATGCCCGTTCGGTATTGAAACAAACCGTTTCCTTAAAAAGCGCCATTACGCAATGGGGAAATGTAGGCGGATTAGTAGCAGGGCTATATACTCAGGATTACGAACTAATCGGGCGTTCTCTGCATGACGAAATCATTGAACCTATCCGCTCTATGCTAATTCCGGGATTTGATTTAATCAAGCAGACGGCTTATGAAAACGGAGCTTTGGGTTCAGGAATTTCGGGTTCCGGCCCTTCTATTTTCGCTTTAAGCAAAGGAAAAGAAAACGCCGAAAAAATTGCCAAAGCCATGAGTGCCGTTTACGAAGAAATGAATCTGCCTTACGAAATTCACGTTTCGAAAGTGAATGACGAAGGAATCTCTATTATTTAA
- the thrA gene encoding bifunctional aspartate kinase/homoserine dehydrogenase I, whose product MRVLKFGGTSVANAENIKLVLDIVLNKAQDEKLVVVVSALSKVTDLLQLAASKAAANDESFKEIAAEIEKKHLETLKQLTPVSEQSGLLSHIKRIINHLETLLDGCFLLGELSPRTLDTILSFGELLSSFIIAEALKQKLKNSSYKDSRELIKTNNQFGKAAVNFEITNKLIADFFASNENQVVVMPGFIATSEDGIHTTLGRGGSDYTAAIIAGALNASDLEIWTDVNGMFTANPKIVKQAQPIATISYQEAMELSHFGAKVLYPPTIQPVLRKNIPIYIKNTFEPQAEGTLISNNAADHSNPVKGITHIDNITLITLEGSGMIGVAGSSKRLFEVLSHEGINVIFITQASSEHSICIGISNSDAETAENAINKAFQIEITQNKIDPCIVEQNLCIIALVGENMKNHQGLSGRMFSTLGKNNVNIRAIAQGASERNISVVINERDVKKALNTLHENFFEENTKQLNLFVMGVGNVGEKFIEQIHQQKKFLKENLKINLRVIAVSNSRKMHFDEEGISLKEWQSLLEKGETANKEEFISKVKVLNLRNSIFVDITANEEVSKTYEQYLKQNVAVVTCNKIACSSAYDNYKKLKGLSRQFNAPFLFETNVGAGLPIIDTVKNLIASGDKVHKIQAVLSGSLNFIFNNFDENNTFHDVVKEAGVQGFTEPDPKIDLSGIDVARKILILIRESGYQMEIEDIENKAFLPSACMGTTNNDAFFASLKEHAKHFESILAEANAKESRLKFVAQFENGKASVGLQFIPKDHPFYNLEGKDNIVLFYTDRYVDQPLLIKGAGAGAAVTASGIFADVIRIGNV is encoded by the coding sequence ATGAGAGTATTAAAATTTGGCGGTACTTCGGTAGCCAATGCAGAAAACATAAAATTAGTTTTAGACATAGTTCTTAATAAAGCACAAGATGAAAAACTTGTTGTTGTTGTATCCGCTTTAAGCAAAGTAACCGATTTACTGCAGTTAGCCGCTTCCAAAGCCGCTGCAAATGATGAAAGCTTTAAAGAAATTGCTGCCGAAATCGAGAAAAAACATTTAGAAACGCTTAAACAGCTGACTCCTGTTAGTGAACAGAGCGGTTTATTAAGTCATATTAAAAGAATCATCAACCATTTGGAAACATTGCTTGACGGCTGTTTTCTTCTGGGTGAATTATCACCAAGAACTTTGGATACTATCCTAAGTTTTGGAGAATTATTATCATCATTCATCATTGCCGAAGCCTTAAAACAAAAACTAAAAAACAGCAGTTACAAAGACAGCCGTGAATTGATTAAAACCAATAATCAGTTTGGTAAAGCTGCGGTGAATTTTGAAATTACAAATAAATTAATCGCTGATTTTTTTGCTTCAAATGAAAATCAAGTGGTTGTAATGCCTGGTTTTATTGCAACTTCCGAAGATGGAATCCATACTACTTTGGGACGCGGCGGTTCTGATTATACTGCTGCAATCATTGCAGGAGCATTAAACGCAAGTGATTTAGAGATTTGGACTGATGTAAACGGAATGTTTACTGCTAATCCTAAAATTGTAAAACAGGCACAGCCAATTGCTACTATTTCGTACCAGGAAGCAATGGAATTGTCTCATTTTGGTGCCAAAGTATTGTACCCGCCGACAATTCAGCCGGTTTTAAGAAAAAACATTCCAATATATATCAAAAATACTTTCGAGCCGCAAGCTGAAGGAACTTTGATTTCAAACAATGCTGCTGACCACAGCAATCCGGTAAAAGGAATTACACATATCGACAATATCACTTTGATTACTCTGGAAGGTTCAGGAATGATTGGTGTTGCCGGTTCTTCCAAAAGATTATTTGAAGTTTTATCGCATGAGGGCATCAATGTAATTTTTATTACTCAGGCTTCATCGGAGCATTCTATATGTATTGGTATTTCAAATTCGGATGCTGAAACGGCTGAAAATGCAATCAATAAAGCATTCCAAATCGAAATCACCCAAAACAAAATTGATCCTTGTATTGTTGAGCAAAACCTCTGCATCATTGCTTTGGTTGGCGAAAACATGAAAAATCACCAAGGTTTAAGCGGCAGAATGTTCAGCACTTTAGGAAAGAACAATGTGAATATCCGTGCGATTGCCCAAGGCGCTTCGGAAAGAAATATCTCGGTTGTTATCAACGAAAGAGACGTTAAAAAAGCACTGAATACTTTACACGAAAACTTCTTTGAAGAAAACACTAAACAGTTAAACCTGTTCGTAATGGGTGTTGGAAATGTCGGTGAAAAATTCATCGAGCAGATCCACCAGCAGAAAAAATTCCTAAAAGAAAACCTGAAAATAAACCTGAGAGTTATTGCGGTTTCTAATTCCAGAAAAATGCATTTTGACGAAGAGGGAATCTCGTTGAAAGAATGGCAGTCACTTTTGGAAAAAGGAGAAACAGCCAACAAGGAAGAATTTATTTCAAAAGTAAAAGTACTGAATTTGCGTAACAGTATTTTTGTTGATATTACTGCCAATGAAGAAGTGTCTAAAACCTACGAGCAGTATTTAAAACAGAATGTCGCTGTAGTAACCTGCAACAAAATTGCCTGTTCATCGGCTTATGATAATTACAAAAAACTAAAAGGTTTGTCGCGTCAATTCAATGCGCCTTTCCTTTTTGAAACGAATGTCGGGGCTGGATTGCCAATCATTGACACGGTTAAAAACCTAATCGCTTCTGGTGATAAAGTACATAAAATTCAAGCTGTTTTGTCTGGAAGTTTAAACTTTATCTTTAACAATTTTGATGAAAACAATACTTTTCATGACGTTGTAAAAGAAGCCGGCGTTCAGGGATTTACAGAACCAGATCCAAAAATAGATTTAAGCGGCATTGACGTAGCCAGAAAGATCCTTATTCTGATTCGTGAGAGCGGTTATCAAATGGAAATTGAAGACATTGAGAACAAAGCTTTCCTTCCGTCAGCATGTATGGGAACAACTAACAATGATGCGTTTTTCGCTTCGTTAAAAGAACATGCAAAACACTTTGAATCGATTTTGGCAGAAGCCAATGCAAAAGAAAGCAGACTGAAATTTGTCGCTCAATTTGAAAACGGAAAAGCAAGCGTAGGCCTGCAGTTCATCCCGAAAGACCATCCGTTTTATAATCTGGAAGGAAAAGACAATATCGTTTTATTCTACACGGATCGTTACGTGGATCAGCCATTATTGATAAAAGGTGCCGGTGCCGGTGCGGCGGTTACTGCATCAGGAATTTTTGCCGATGTGATTAGAATAGGAAATGTGTAA
- the hutH gene encoding histidine ammonia-lyase, whose translation MENTHYISTELLSFETLQEIISHHKTIVLSENAKTNILKCRKYLDAKMASHPEPIYGINTGFGSLCNVKISNENLSKLQENLVKSHSCGTGEEVPNEIVKIMLLLKIQSLSYGHSGIQLETVQRLIDFYNNDVLPVIYTQGSLGASGDLAPLAHLSLPLLGEGEVWFEDKKVNSAEVLKRFEWKPIVLKSKEGLALLNGTQFMSAYGAYIVMKANKFSFLADLIGTISLEGFDGRIEPFNELIHYIRPHNGQIATAKRVKEFLDGSEIIEQPKTHVQDPYSFRCIPQVHGASKDAFDYVKKVFKTEINSVTDNPNIFIESDQIISGGNFHGQPLALALDFMAIALAELGSISERRTYQLISGLRNLPAFLVDNPGLNSGFMIPQYTAASIASQNKQLATPSSVDSIVSSNGQEDHVSMGANGAVKCLKVMENLERILAIELMNASQAIEYRRPLKSSDFIEMFLKSYRNEVPLVKEDRILHYDIEQTVDFLNSFQIEDDLLTLA comes from the coding sequence ATGGAGAATACACATTATATAAGTACCGAATTGCTTTCTTTTGAAACACTGCAGGAGATTATTTCCCATCATAAAACCATTGTGCTTTCCGAAAATGCAAAAACGAATATTCTAAAGTGCAGAAAATACCTTGATGCTAAAATGGCTTCGCATCCAGAACCTATTTATGGAATTAATACTGGTTTTGGCTCGCTTTGTAATGTGAAAATTTCAAATGAAAATTTGTCAAAACTCCAGGAAAACCTTGTGAAATCACACTCTTGCGGAACAGGTGAAGAAGTGCCGAATGAGATTGTAAAAATAATGCTGCTTCTTAAAATACAATCGCTGAGTTATGGTCATTCGGGCATACAATTGGAAACGGTGCAGCGATTGATTGATTTTTACAATAATGATGTTTTGCCAGTAATTTATACTCAAGGGTCACTTGGAGCATCAGGAGATTTAGCCCCTTTGGCTCATTTGTCACTGCCTTTATTAGGAGAAGGGGAAGTCTGGTTTGAAGACAAAAAAGTAAATTCGGCAGAAGTATTAAAACGTTTTGAGTGGAAACCGATCGTTTTGAAATCCAAAGAAGGTCTGGCGTTGTTAAACGGAACGCAGTTTATGAGCGCTTATGGAGCTTATATTGTAATGAAAGCCAATAAGTTTTCTTTTTTGGCTGATTTAATAGGAACAATATCATTGGAAGGTTTTGACGGAAGAATTGAGCCTTTTAATGAGCTGATACATTATATAAGACCGCATAATGGGCAGATTGCTACTGCTAAAAGAGTAAAAGAATTTCTCGACGGCAGTGAAATCATCGAACAGCCAAAAACTCATGTTCAGGATCCATATTCGTTCCGCTGTATTCCGCAGGTTCATGGCGCTTCAAAAGATGCTTTTGATTATGTGAAGAAAGTATTCAAAACTGAGATTAATTCAGTAACGGATAATCCTAATATATTTATCGAAAGCGATCAGATTATTTCCGGCGGCAATTTCCACGGTCAGCCATTGGCTTTGGCGCTTGATTTCATGGCGATAGCTTTGGCAGAATTGGGAAGTATTTCCGAGAGAAGAACCTATCAGCTGATTTCCGGACTGCGCAATCTTCCTGCTTTCCTGGTAGATAATCCTGGTTTGAATTCCGGATTTATGATTCCGCAGTATACAGCCGCAAGTATTGCCAGCCAGAATAAACAGCTGGCAACTCCTTCAAGTGTTGATAGTATTGTTTCCAGCAACGGACAGGAAGATCACGTGAGCATGGGAGCGAATGGCGCAGTAAAATGTTTGAAGGTAATGGAGAATCTGGAACGTATTTTGGCCATTGAGCTGATGAATGCTTCACAGGCAATTGAATACAGAAGACCTTTAAAGTCAAGTGATTTTATTGAAATGTTTTTAAAATCCTACAGAAATGAAGTGCCTTTGGTTAAGGAAGACAGAATTTTACATTATGATATTGAGCAAACAGTGGACTTCTTAAACAGTTTCCAAATCGAAGATGATTTGTTAACATTGGCTTAA
- a CDS encoding DUF47 domain-containing protein, translating to MSLNSIFQFLVPKDKKFFPLFEEASSNLIELASNLHEAVNLPLKEREALFHKIDELEQKGEDITRQTNLELSRNFITPFDREDIHSLVTSIDYVADYLHGAASRMRLYQVDKITKSIRKMTEINLEACQNIDVAVKELKNLSNMKTITNACAKINKLENKSDMVYNKAVFEIFENETDAKNIIKYKEVLSVLESATDKCKSVASVLESITVKHS from the coding sequence ATGTCATTAAATAGTATTTTTCAATTTCTGGTTCCAAAGGACAAAAAATTCTTCCCTCTTTTTGAAGAAGCATCAAGTAATTTAATTGAATTAGCTTCAAATCTGCACGAAGCTGTAAATCTTCCTTTAAAAGAAAGAGAAGCTTTATTTCATAAAATAGATGAATTAGAGCAAAAAGGCGAAGATATTACCCGTCAGACTAATTTAGAGTTGAGCCGTAACTTTATTACTCCTTTTGACAGGGAAGATATTCACTCTTTGGTAACTTCAATAGATTATGTAGCGGATTATCTTCATGGAGCTGCTTCAAGAATGCGTTTGTATCAGGTGGATAAAATCACAAAATCAATCCGTAAAATGACAGAAATCAATCTTGAGGCCTGTCAGAATATTGATGTTGCTGTAAAAGAACTGAAAAACCTGAGCAACATGAAAACGATTACCAATGCTTGTGCAAAAATCAACAAGCTGGAGAATAAATCGGATATGGTTTATAATAAAGCAGTTTTTGAAATTTTCGAAAACGAAACTGATGCTAAAAATATCATTAAATATAAAGAAGTATTGTCAGTTTTAGAATCAGCAACTGATAAATGCAAGAGTGTTGCCAGTGTGTTAGAATCTATTACAGTAAAACATTCTTAA
- a CDS encoding inorganic phosphate transporter encodes MTLLLIIIVLALIFDYINGFHDAANAIATVVATKVLSPFQAVLWAAFFNFLAYWVFGLGVANTVAKTADSSQIDLTVILAGVVAAIIWNLITWWQGIPSSSSHTLIGGFAGAAVAHAISIHGFSDYTILEDGVQHTKHWYDIVSWYKAGKDGGMPSGVVIIIAFIVLAPLLGALISYLISIWLLNASRKSILPKLFTIALMIASIWFVYGQMVPFEKIEKPRFESHFWSILFESHNIKWFLVAFIILSISTFALLFSSLNLHKADAVLKKMQLLSSAAFSLGHGGNDSQKVMGIIAAAVAVYIKTSGVDIMNLPEWLQVVLPDDDKGIKGVMPEWIPLACYTAIAVGTLSGGWKIVKTMGSKITKVTSFEGVAAETAGALTLYFTEHFKVPVSTTHTITGSIIGVGLTKRISAVRWGVTVSLLWAWVLTIPVSALLAALVYWILKVFL; translated from the coding sequence ATGACTTTACTATTAATTATTATAGTTCTAGCATTAATTTTTGATTACATCAATGGTTTCCATGATGCTGCCAATGCTATTGCTACTGTTGTTGCAACCAAGGTTTTATCTCCTTTTCAGGCGGTGCTTTGGGCAGCTTTTTTTAACTTTTTGGCTTATTGGGTTTTTGGTTTAGGTGTTGCAAATACCGTTGCGAAAACTGCAGATTCAAGCCAAATTGATTTAACAGTAATTCTTGCAGGTGTTGTTGCAGCTATTATCTGGAATTTAATTACCTGGTGGCAGGGAATCCCTTCTAGTTCTTCACATACTTTAATTGGCGGTTTTGCTGGAGCAGCGGTTGCTCATGCAATCTCAATTCACGGATTTTCAGACTATACAATCCTAGAAGACGGTGTACAGCATACTAAACACTGGTATGATATTGTAAGCTGGTATAAAGCAGGGAAAGACGGCGGTATGCCTTCCGGAGTTGTGATTATCATAGCATTTATTGTTTTGGCACCTCTGCTTGGAGCATTAATTTCATACTTAATTTCTATTTGGTTATTAAATGCCTCAAGGAAAAGTATTCTGCCTAAACTTTTTACAATTGCATTGATGATAGCGTCAATATGGTTTGTATATGGACAGATGGTTCCTTTTGAGAAAATTGAAAAACCTCGTTTCGAGTCTCATTTCTGGAGTATTCTATTCGAGTCACATAATATCAAATGGTTTTTAGTAGCTTTTATAATACTTTCAATTTCTACATTTGCTTTGCTGTTTAGCAGTTTGAATTTACACAAAGCCGATGCAGTTCTGAAAAAAATGCAGCTGCTTTCTTCTGCAGCATTTAGTTTAGGTCACGGAGGAAATGATTCTCAAAAAGTAATGGGAATTATCGCAGCAGCGGTTGCGGTTTATATTAAAACCAGCGGTGTTGATATAATGAATCTGCCGGAATGGCTGCAGGTTGTTCTTCCAGATGACGATAAAGGCATCAAAGGAGTAATGCCGGAATGGATTCCTCTAGCATGTTATACAGCTATTGCGGTTGGAACATTAAGCGGTGGCTGGAAAATTGTAAAAACAATGGGTTCCAAAATAACCAAAGTAACCTCTTTTGAAGGTGTTGCTGCCGAAACTGCAGGAGCTTTGACACTTTATTTTACTGAGCATTTTAAAGTACCGGTAAGTACAACACATACTATTACAGGATCTATTATCGGGGTTGGATTAACGAAACGCATCTCGGCAGTTCGCTGGGGAGTAACAGTAAGTCTGCTTTGGGCTTGGGTACTTACGATTCCAGTTTCAGCATTGCTGGCTGCATTGGTATATTGGATTCTAAAAGTATTTTTGTAA
- a CDS encoding DUF421 domain-containing protein, translated as MNPYLDITIRSAAVYLFMVIALRLFGKKELSQLNTSDVILILLISNSVQNAMVGNNTTLWGGLAAATILFVINFVLKKLIYRYKKFSDFFLEKPEILIHNGTLDFKNLSKLNITSDELKEAMREHGVEYFKDVKLAMLEIDGNISIITGDKNLKQTHYKRRKNHKNLVRGN; from the coding sequence ATGAATCCATATTTAGATATCACCATCCGCAGTGCAGCCGTATATTTATTTATGGTCATTGCACTGCGTCTTTTTGGCAAAAAAGAATTATCACAGCTTAATACTTCTGATGTGATTTTGATTCTGCTGATAAGTAATTCGGTTCAAAATGCAATGGTTGGAAACAACACAACACTCTGGGGAGGTTTGGCCGCTGCGACAATTCTGTTTGTGATTAATTTTGTATTGAAGAAATTAATATACCGTTATAAAAAATTTAGTGATTTCTTTCTCGAAAAACCAGAAATTTTAATTCATAACGGGACTTTAGATTTTAAAAACCTAAGCAAATTAAATATTACTTCAGATGAATTAAAAGAAGCAATGCGAGAGCATGGTGTCGAATATTTTAAGGATGTAAAACTAGCCATGCTTGAAATAGATGGAAATATAAGCATCATTACTGGTGATAAAAACTTAAAGCAGACTCATTACAAACGAAGAAAAAATCACAAAAATCTGGTTCGGGGTAATTAG
- the rimK gene encoding 30S ribosomal protein S6--L-glutamate ligase: MVQNKVILGSEEWCSFPELGIPTIKARVDSGAKTSALHAINIAPFIKNDANWVKFDINPIQNNIKTVIHCEAPLVGKRIVKSSSGFREHRYVIQTSIAIGESKWPIEMTLTNRDSMGFRMLLGREAMSGRILVDPEQKYLLGQPTIESLQELYVNSEKASSGLRIGLLASNPELYSNKRIMEAGEMRGHEMHFLNIKECYMKLDAKTPEIHYRGGKILNQFDAIIPRIRPSITFYGCALTRQFEALKVFCLNSSTAITQSRDKLFSLQLLLNHGVDIPTTGFANSPLDTDNLIKMVGGPPLIVKLLEGTQGKGVVLAETKKAAESVINAFKSLNANILVQEFIKEANGKDIRCFVIDGKVVAAIQREAMPGEFRANIHLGGTASIIKVTAEEKKIAIKAAKAMDLKVAGVDIIRSSKGPLLLEVNSSPGLEGIEGATNKDIAGEMIKAIEKNFKIR; this comes from the coding sequence ATGGTACAAAATAAAGTCATACTGGGCAGCGAAGAATGGTGCTCATTTCCAGAATTAGGAATTCCTACAATAAAAGCAAGAGTAGATTCCGGTGCCAAAACATCTGCTTTGCATGCCATAAATATTGCTCCATTTATAAAAAATGATGCCAATTGGGTTAAATTTGACATCAACCCCATACAAAATAATATCAAAACAGTTATTCACTGTGAGGCTCCTTTGGTTGGCAAACGTATCGTAAAAAGCTCCAGCGGTTTTAGGGAACACCGTTATGTCATTCAAACCAGTATAGCTATTGGCGAATCGAAATGGCCTATCGAAATGACACTGACCAATAGAGATTCCATGGGTTTCAGAATGCTTTTAGGAAGAGAAGCTATGAGCGGGAGAATCCTTGTTGATCCAGAACAAAAATACCTCTTAGGACAGCCCACTATCGAAAGTCTTCAGGAATTATACGTAAACTCAGAGAAAGCCAGTTCAGGCTTACGCATTGGCCTTTTAGCGAGCAATCCTGAATTATACAGCAATAAAAGAATCATGGAAGCCGGCGAAATGAGAGGCCATGAAATGCATTTCTTAAACATTAAGGAATGCTACATGAAACTCGATGCTAAAACTCCCGAAATTCATTACCGCGGCGGTAAAATTTTAAATCAGTTTGATGCTATTATACCAAGAATCCGTCCCAGCATTACTTTTTACGGCTGTGCTTTAACAAGACAATTCGAAGCTTTAAAAGTGTTTTGTTTAAATTCATCAACCGCTATAACACAATCGAGAGACAAGCTGTTTTCACTGCAGTTATTACTGAATCACGGCGTTGATATTCCAACAACTGGATTTGCAAATTCACCTTTGGATACCGACAATCTAATCAAAATGGTTGGCGGACCACCGCTTATTGTAAAATTACTTGAAGGAACTCAGGGAAAAGGCGTTGTATTGGCAGAAACAAAAAAAGCGGCTGAAAGTGTAATTAATGCATTTAAAAGCCTTAATGCAAACATCCTAGTTCAGGAATTCATTAAAGAAGCAAACGGCAAGGACATTCGCTGTTTTGTGATTGACGGCAAAGTGGTGGCCGCTATCCAGCGAGAAGCAATGCCTGGAGAATTTAGAGCGAATATCCATTTGGGAGGAACTGCTTCTATCATAAAAGTAACCGCAGAGGAGAAAAAGATTGCCATAAAAGCAGCAAAAGCCATGGACTTAAAAGTAGCCGGTGTAGATATTATCCGTTCTTCTAAAGGACCATTGCTGCTCGAAGTAAACTCTTCGCCAGGACTTGAAGGTATTGAAGGTGCTACTAATAAAGATATTGCTGGTGAAATGATCAAAGCAATTGAGAAGAACTTTAAAATAAGATAA